The following are from one region of the Atribacterota bacterium genome:
- a CDS encoding putative CRISPR-associated protein, which produces MRTVISTVGTSLLRSFEKSSLNFVTLLTFVNTADPRKACAETNALSRLLQEGDRLIFLHSDTEEGKLCAGVLAQHYAQNGYETIVDCIRYLSYREAHFRLRGLRSLVGKLADLIERERTIHKREVIINATGGFKAEGVYATLVGLLFNVPVWYIHEMFQEVVKMPVLPVDWNYAVIAEHEDFLRFVSEELRSKQEVRRFFPTIPESIASMLEEEDNFVLLSPAGEAVFRAYREKLQVAASMPVFLSKNAQQWFLKADSAVKERIKSIIRKIKLPEVRRSQIKVLKSSPCFVYPQGHQDERILFCEKDETLWICALVRHSDRSYETLLQQKIRCKDKDDFVPFVED; this is translated from the coding sequence ATGAGAACGGTTATAAGCACTGTCGGTACTTCACTTTTGAGATCTTTTGAAAAGTCATCACTCAATTTTGTAACGCTTTTGACCTTTGTAAATACGGCGGATCCGCGAAAAGCATGTGCCGAGACCAATGCCCTGAGTCGTCTCCTTCAGGAAGGGGATCGACTTATTTTTCTCCATTCTGATACCGAAGAAGGAAAACTCTGTGCTGGGGTTCTGGCACAACACTATGCTCAGAATGGATATGAAACGATTGTTGATTGCATCCGTTACCTTTCTTATCGGGAGGCGCACTTTCGTTTGCGGGGTTTGCGGTCGTTGGTGGGAAAATTGGCTGACCTCATCGAAAGGGAGAGAACGATACATAAGCGGGAAGTAATCATCAACGCCACTGGAGGGTTTAAGGCTGAAGGAGTCTATGCCACTCTGGTCGGATTATTGTTCAATGTTCCGGTGTGGTACATCCATGAAATGTTTCAGGAAGTGGTGAAAATGCCTGTACTCCCTGTAGATTGGAATTACGCAGTGATCGCTGAGCACGAGGATTTTCTGCGTTTTGTTTCAGAAGAACTCCGTTCCAAACAGGAGGTCAGAAGGTTTTTCCCTACTATACCGGAGAGTATTGCTTCGATGCTTGAGGAAGAAGACAACTTTGTGTTGCTTTCTCCGGCAGGGGAAGCAGTTTTTCGGGCGTATCGAGAAAAACTCCAGGTGGCCGCTTCGATGCCCGTTTTTCTCTCCAAAAACGCTCAACAATGGTTTTTGAAGGCAGATTCCGCTGTCAAAGAGCGGATAAAAAGTATCATCCGAAAGATAAAGCTACCGGAAGTGCGTCGTTCTCAGATTAAAGTTTTGAAAAGTTCTCCTTGCTTTGTCTACCCTCAGGGACACCAGGATGAGCGAATATTGTTCTGCGAGAAGGACGAAACTCTATGGATTTGTGCCCTGGTTCGTCACAGTGACCGAAGTTATGAGACGTTGTTGCAACAGAAAATCCGTTGCAAAGACAAGGACGATTTCGTTCCTTTTGTGGAGGATTGA
- the cas10 gene encoding type III-A CRISPR-associated protein Cas10/Csm1: MTEEQVLFAAFMHDLGKLLERSRELTLAPDLAREGTYAHAKHSAQFVRAVRESILFDGYDLQGSYVKAQCSEEMERTVLVHHEPENLVGYLIQLADWIQSAERQKKEERSGEQYFDENLVSPVTWVDEKAERLFFSLEAMTAKNLIPQPKDKVRRGREAYRSLYRGFLERLRLVKDFEQLLSLAEVYLSAVPAQTGSYEGDISLFDHLRLVAGLAQILYRDVQNGILSEGEVKMLRESILEGRNDHVSMQKRLFWLWRGDLSGIQKFIFTVPSDQAVRMIKGRSVYLDLLMRYVVKYLLRELKLSSACVIYLGGGNAEVLLPFCEESILTEIRKRVCSLFFHFHQSELYLAMEWVPVSLAELFEFMGVRSRLQERIETRKRQKFLELGEETLFQWCFSSEKVVIREGEGCKRCGRKREWDSLCPACASFVEFTDTLKKAQYLIEEEIKPLARFPQTVWEMFQGFGFRIAFGSEVSSSGRIYTLGDVNLDIGKGCLADGFLPGSFRLPDATFENISETSVQDQHGDPALGYLKMDVDNLGAIFSTLAKKGRERASALSFYRAFSRRLELFFGVYLVLLIRERVEKKFFYPVFAGGDDLFVIGGWKEVVKLAEEIHQEFAKFTGSSQYLTLSGGLSFVPPKFPAIRAAQMVEEALEEAKSTYYPQDKGNEDWIKKDKVGIFEEVLSWREYAGAFEIYQDLEKRVLAKDVPRAIFQKIERSLYGFQVILNDSLKGVLRFPRVWRFLYFLRDHKEIAERMEGILLGNVLQREEIRNPRLVLVANRLAAMATRVKKED, translated from the coding sequence ATGACCGAAGAACAGGTCTTGTTTGCGGCGTTTATGCATGATTTGGGAAAGCTTTTGGAGCGTTCCCGAGAATTGACTTTAGCGCCAGATCTTGCTAGAGAGGGAACCTATGCCCATGCTAAGCACTCTGCCCAGTTTGTGCGTGCGGTTCGAGAAAGCATCCTGTTCGATGGGTATGACCTGCAAGGAAGTTACGTGAAAGCTCAATGCAGTGAAGAGATGGAACGGACTGTGCTCGTGCATCATGAGCCAGAAAACCTTGTGGGGTATCTCATCCAGCTAGCAGACTGGATTCAGTCGGCAGAACGGCAGAAAAAAGAGGAACGTTCTGGGGAGCAGTATTTTGACGAAAATCTGGTTTCTCCGGTGACCTGGGTTGATGAAAAAGCGGAAAGACTTTTCTTCTCGCTGGAAGCGATGACTGCAAAAAATCTCATTCCGCAACCCAAGGACAAAGTTCGACGAGGACGCGAGGCGTATCGAAGCCTTTACAGGGGTTTTTTGGAGCGACTCCGTTTGGTTAAGGATTTTGAACAATTGTTGAGTCTTGCAGAGGTGTACCTTTCAGCTGTGCCAGCGCAGACTGGTTCTTACGAGGGTGACATTTCTCTTTTCGACCACTTACGTCTGGTGGCCGGTCTTGCTCAGATTCTCTATCGTGACGTCCAAAATGGGATTCTGAGTGAAGGAGAGGTGAAAATGCTCCGTGAGTCTATTTTAGAGGGAAGGAATGATCACGTTTCCATGCAGAAGCGTCTTTTTTGGCTATGGAGGGGGGATTTATCTGGTATTCAAAAATTCATTTTTACTGTCCCCTCGGATCAAGCTGTGCGAATGATCAAAGGTCGCTCAGTATATCTGGACCTGCTTATGCGATATGTGGTGAAGTATCTTCTGAGGGAATTAAAGCTTTCCTCGGCTTGTGTTATCTATCTTGGAGGTGGCAATGCTGAGGTTTTGTTGCCCTTTTGTGAAGAGTCGATTCTTACGGAAATCCGGAAAAGAGTTTGTTCGCTTTTCTTCCATTTCCATCAAAGTGAACTGTATTTAGCCATGGAATGGGTACCAGTTTCCCTGGCCGAACTCTTTGAGTTCATGGGGGTGCGGAGTCGTCTCCAAGAGCGCATTGAGACCCGTAAAAGGCAAAAGTTTTTGGAGTTAGGTGAAGAGACCCTCTTCCAATGGTGCTTTTCTTCGGAAAAGGTGGTCATTCGGGAAGGAGAAGGATGTAAGCGATGTGGGAGGAAAAGAGAATGGGATTCTCTTTGTCCAGCTTGTGCTTCGTTTGTGGAGTTTACCGATACACTGAAAAAAGCTCAGTACCTTATAGAGGAGGAAATCAAACCTTTGGCGCGTTTTCCGCAGACGGTTTGGGAGATGTTCCAGGGTTTTGGTTTTCGGATTGCATTCGGTAGCGAAGTTTCGTCGTCGGGGCGGATATATACGCTGGGGGACGTCAACCTGGATATCGGGAAAGGCTGCTTAGCGGATGGATTTCTCCCAGGGAGTTTTCGCTTACCCGATGCGACCTTTGAAAATATTTCTGAAACGTCTGTTCAGGATCAACATGGAGACCCCGCTTTGGGGTATTTGAAGATGGACGTTGATAACCTGGGAGCAATTTTTTCCACCCTTGCCAAGAAGGGTCGGGAACGCGCTTCAGCGCTTTCCTTTTATCGGGCTTTCAGCCGACGTCTGGAGCTCTTCTTCGGGGTGTACCTGGTTCTTTTGATACGGGAACGGGTAGAGAAGAAATTTTTCTACCCTGTATTTGCCGGGGGTGACGATCTTTTTGTGATTGGGGGATGGAAGGAGGTGGTGAAGCTTGCCGAGGAAATCCATCAGGAATTTGCAAAATTTACCGGCTCTTCACAGTATCTCACCCTTTCGGGTGGTTTGTCCTTCGTCCCCCCAAAGTTTCCCGCTATCCGGGCTGCCCAGATGGTGGAAGAAGCTCTGGAAGAGGCGAAGAGCACCTATTATCCGCAAGATAAAGGTAACGAAGACTGGATAAAGAAAGACAAGGTGGGTATCTTTGAGGAGGTTTTGAGCTGGAGGGAGTATGCCGGGGCTTTCGAAATATATCAAGATTTGGAAAAACGAGTTCTTGCCAAAGATGTACCTCGGGCGATTTTTCAAAAAATTGAACGGTCTCTGTATGGGTTTCAAGTCATCCTTAACGATTCTCTAAAGGGTGTTTTACGCTTTCCAAGAGTTTGGCGTTTTCTCTACTTTTTGCGGGACCATAAGGAAATTGCGGAGCGGATGGAGGGAATCCTTCTGGGAAATGTTTTGCAAAGAGAGGAAATTCGAAACCCTAGATTGGTTTTGGTGGCAAACCGACTGGCGGCGATGGCGACGCGAGTAAAAAAGGAGGATTAA
- the csm5 gene encoding type III-A CRISPR-associated RAMP protein Csm5, with amino-acid sequence MEITVKTFTPVCIRSGETLSPLLDFVIEDDKVWFVDKAKLKDIFRDSEVMLRDFTQTTLRESQNIRTFLRDYNIPLEAVTGFSVALCSLNLKDRSRQLYFPVVSSQGAYLPGSSLKGMIRSALLFAYLREKGVAKLEEVFSTGTEGRGRFQGAYTGENIFRNNRKDIFQDALRFVRVSDSSFFPVERLKVYELKRVTKANPIPALVLTIPAKAEFSFTLRIDSQFRRAVFPDFWKEFFQHGEQKILETIRDYSATVLEKEIEILKHLPNYGNLLQFYQKVRPKLRDRVFFRLGFGKTYFFNSVGYFLSRDQLQILFKGNRRVLLNDSFPSTRFVVGGEQEQIPLGWFVVTKPR; translated from the coding sequence ATGGAAATAACAGTCAAAACTTTTACCCCGGTTTGTATTCGGAGTGGCGAAACTCTTTCTCCATTACTCGACTTTGTGATTGAAGACGATAAGGTCTGGTTTGTCGACAAAGCGAAGCTGAAAGACATTTTTCGTGACAGTGAAGTGATGTTGCGGGATTTTACCCAAACCACTCTGCGAGAAAGTCAAAATATCAGGACTTTCTTACGGGATTACAACATCCCCTTAGAGGCAGTTACTGGTTTTTCGGTTGCCTTGTGTTCCCTGAATCTCAAAGACCGTTCCCGGCAACTCTACTTTCCGGTGGTTTCCTCTCAAGGTGCTTATCTTCCTGGAAGTTCCCTGAAGGGGATGATTCGTTCGGCCCTTCTTTTTGCCTATTTACGGGAGAAAGGGGTTGCCAAATTAGAGGAGGTGTTCTCTACCGGTACTGAAGGCCGCGGAAGGTTTCAAGGTGCCTATACCGGGGAAAACATTTTTCGAAACAATCGTAAAGATATATTCCAGGATGCACTGCGTTTCGTGCGAGTTTCAGATTCAAGTTTCTTTCCGGTTGAGCGGTTGAAGGTTTACGAGTTAAAAAGGGTTACCAAAGCGAATCCAATTCCTGCTCTGGTTCTCACCATTCCGGCGAAAGCCGAATTCTCTTTTACACTTCGGATTGATTCCCAGTTTCGGAGAGCTGTCTTTCCCGATTTCTGGAAAGAGTTTTTCCAGCATGGTGAACAGAAAATCCTTGAAACCATACGCGATTACAGTGCGACGGTCCTCGAAAAAGAGATTGAAATTCTTAAGCATTTGCCAAACTATGGGAATCTTCTCCAGTTTTATCAAAAGGTGAGGCCAAAACTTCGAGATCGAGTTTTCTTTCGCCTGGGTTTCGGTAAGACGTATTTTTTCAATTCCGTGGGCTATTTCCTCTCTCGTGACCAACTACAGATTCTTTTTAAAGGAAACCGGCGGGTGCTCCTTAATGATTCTTTTCCCTCGACCCGTTTTGTAGTTGGTGGAGAACAAGAGCAAATTCCTCTGGGGTGGTTTGTGGTCACGAAACCGAGATAG
- the csm4 gene encoding type III-A CRISPR-associated RAMP protein Csm4, producing MTFTVVKLFSRFPLRWHSGLGSLDRSDLFPHSDTLFSALVNAFLLLYGEEMLPEFLSELWVSSVFPGIRQEGKDVLFFPVPLSVIFSTPVSLRKKVKKVRFASWDAFQKLVKTFDFETHAFAVSFSDVSSPFLLWGTQYVITHEEAIWLGRETIKVAKLLEPHVVLDRTNNRSQNLYFEEDIWMVSEPGAQPFLFFLYGDCRFEMTAILRLFVEEGLGGERFQGKGSFDWFEVDTLDIPQNGEYMVLFSVAKPRRSEIDALLAYDLVKRGGFVFRGEPLGFQKRTHYKIAEGSLVRFPFVGENMDVSPFAEQPIISYGKALGYAFSGKGEMVWK from the coding sequence ATGACCTTTACGGTGGTCAAGCTTTTTTCGCGTTTTCCTCTTCGCTGGCACTCGGGTTTGGGAAGTCTTGACCGCAGCGACCTTTTTCCCCATTCAGATACTCTCTTTTCGGCTCTGGTAAATGCTTTCCTTCTCCTCTATGGAGAGGAAATGCTTCCAGAATTTCTCAGTGAACTTTGGGTTTCTTCGGTTTTCCCCGGGATTCGCCAGGAGGGAAAAGATGTCCTGTTCTTTCCGGTGCCGCTATCAGTGATTTTCTCGACACCAGTTTCTCTGCGTAAAAAGGTAAAAAAGGTTCGTTTTGCTTCTTGGGATGCGTTTCAAAAACTCGTTAAGACTTTTGATTTCGAAACTCATGCCTTTGCAGTCAGTTTTTCCGATGTATCTTCTCCGTTTTTGCTGTGGGGAACGCAGTATGTGATTACCCATGAAGAAGCGATCTGGCTTGGTAGAGAAACCATCAAGGTGGCGAAACTTCTTGAACCACACGTGGTACTCGATCGGACAAACAATCGTTCTCAGAATCTGTATTTTGAGGAAGATATCTGGATGGTTTCTGAACCTGGTGCTCAGCCTTTTCTTTTTTTTCTCTATGGAGATTGTCGGTTTGAGATGACTGCAATCCTTCGTCTTTTCGTTGAAGAGGGGCTGGGAGGGGAGCGTTTCCAGGGTAAAGGAAGTTTTGACTGGTTTGAGGTAGACACACTGGATATTCCCCAAAATGGTGAATACATGGTGCTTTTTTCTGTGGCAAAACCAAGAAGGAGTGAAATTGATGCACTTTTGGCGTACGACCTTGTGAAACGTGGAGGGTTCGTTTTTCGAGGTGAACCCTTAGGGTTCCAGAAACGTACCCATTATAAAATTGCGGAAGGGTCGCTGGTGCGTTTTCCGTTTGTGGGAGAAAACATGGACGTTTCGCCTTTCGCCGAACAGCCGATCATATCTTATGGGAAAGCGTTAGGTTATGCATTTTCGGGCAAGGGGGAGATGGTATGGAAATAA
- the csm3 gene encoding type III-A CRISPR-associated RAMP protein Csm3 has product MKLFLGKVFLHGEIEVRTGLHIGGARDSMEIGGMDNPVIKTLQGIPYIPASSLKGKVRCLLERKYGVRKAKKEGEPCGCGECFICQLFGSHSSDSKTLTRLYIRDAFLNEDHYRKTFRFPFEEDFTYTEEKAENIIDRLKGTAQHPRFMERIPAGARFFLKMMVNFYQDDHIADLAKYLVEGLRLLEDDYLGGSGSRGYGQVIFWNLQVNAKSKKDYQEKNEEHPIMNGKTLSEISLEMLYGKVQSFFQEMEGS; this is encoded by the coding sequence ATGAAGCTATTTTTGGGAAAGGTATTTCTGCATGGAGAAATTGAAGTCCGTACTGGTCTCCACATTGGAGGAGCCCGGGATAGCATGGAGATTGGGGGCATGGATAATCCGGTAATCAAAACCTTGCAAGGTATACCTTATATTCCAGCTTCGTCGCTCAAAGGGAAGGTTCGTTGTCTTTTGGAGAGGAAATATGGGGTACGAAAAGCCAAAAAAGAAGGAGAACCGTGTGGGTGCGGAGAATGCTTTATTTGCCAGCTTTTCGGAAGTCACTCTTCGGATAGTAAAACTTTGACTCGGCTATATATTCGAGACGCTTTCCTCAACGAAGACCATTACCGAAAAACCTTTCGCTTTCCTTTTGAGGAAGATTTCACCTACACTGAGGAAAAAGCCGAGAACATCATCGACCGTTTGAAGGGGACTGCTCAGCATCCCCGGTTCATGGAACGGATTCCAGCAGGAGCGCGGTTTTTTCTAAAAATGATGGTAAATTTCTACCAGGATGACCATATTGCCGACTTGGCCAAATACCTCGTTGAAGGGTTGCGCCTTCTGGAGGATGACTATCTGGGAGGAAGTGGGAGCCGAGGGTACGGACAGGTAATTTTCTGGAACCTTCAGGTGAATGCCAAAAGTAAAAAAGACTATCAGGAGAAAAATGAAGAACACCCAATAATGAACGGAAAGACGCTTTCAGAAATTTCTTTAGAGATGCTTTACGGAAAGGTTCAAAGTTTTTTCCAGGAAATGGAGGGGTCCTGA
- the csm2 gene encoding type III-A CRISPR-associated protein Csm2, protein MMEMNRKGSSFQEPLENKWLQKVKRELGDDFVERILRFEQMEPSEFKEFNERLKQFVQDHQEINPTRMRKVYEVIRNAEKLSDLLLGLPKLAYMVGKEEQKKKKDNLGRLYVIFAESVNQAGDERALQNIRKFAEALVAYHKFYSTREM, encoded by the coding sequence ATGATGGAAATGAACCGCAAAGGGTCATCTTTTCAGGAACCACTGGAGAATAAATGGTTGCAAAAGGTCAAAAGGGAGCTTGGAGATGATTTTGTGGAACGGATACTGCGCTTTGAACAGATGGAGCCAAGCGAGTTTAAGGAATTTAACGAACGTTTGAAGCAATTTGTCCAGGATCATCAAGAAATCAATCCGACTCGCATGCGGAAAGTATACGAAGTGATCCGGAATGCCGAAAAGCTCTCAGATCTGTTGCTGGGGTTACCTAAGCTCGCCTACATGGTGGGAAAAGAGGAACAGAAGAAGAAAAAGGACAATCTGGGTAGGCTCTATGTGATTTTTGCTGAAAGCGTTAATCAGGCGGGCGATGAAAGGGCGTTACAGAATATTCGGAAATTTGCTGAGGCTCTGGTCGCTTACCATAAGTTTTATAGTACAAGAGAGATGTAG
- the cas6 gene encoding CRISPR-associated endoribonuclease Cas6 encodes MVVRVRLTFMAEKAQELLLPLHYNHLVQALIYRILPEALAKNLHEKGFLYEKRRFKLFTFSRLLERGQPVERDGRRMLCFPRKVSFFFATPREEILENLLREAFLRKSIALLEQQVFLAEVQVMPEPRWSSSLILRFLSPVTVYRTDVEEDKRVMHFLSPREREFNRLLVENARKKYFLVTGKSAENLSFSFEPFRFSEERNRVVVLFKGTPIASWTGVFRVEGDSELIAVTYWTGLGSKNSAGFGMWETWEPLPDGDTPKK; translated from the coding sequence ATGGTAGTGCGAGTACGCTTAACGTTCATGGCAGAAAAGGCGCAAGAGCTACTTCTCCCTTTACATTATAATCATCTTGTGCAAGCACTCATTTATCGAATACTTCCTGAAGCATTGGCGAAAAATCTCCACGAAAAAGGATTCCTTTACGAAAAGAGGCGTTTTAAACTTTTTACCTTTTCTCGATTGTTGGAACGGGGCCAACCGGTGGAAAGAGATGGTCGGAGGATGCTTTGTTTTCCAAGAAAAGTTTCCTTCTTTTTTGCTACGCCCCGGGAGGAAATTTTAGAGAATCTTCTGCGAGAAGCGTTTCTGCGGAAGTCTATTGCACTTTTGGAGCAACAAGTTTTTCTTGCAGAGGTCCAGGTTATGCCGGAACCGAGGTGGTCATCTTCCTTAATATTGCGGTTTCTCTCGCCTGTGACGGTGTACAGGACGGATGTAGAAGAGGACAAACGGGTAATGCACTTCCTTAGTCCTCGAGAGAGGGAGTTTAACCGTTTACTAGTGGAAAATGCTCGGAAGAAATATTTTTTGGTCACCGGAAAAAGCGCTGAAAACCTTTCCTTTTCCTTTGAACCATTTCGATTTTCTGAGGAGCGCAACCGGGTAGTAGTTCTTTTTAAAGGAACTCCTATTGCGTCATGGACGGGGGTATTCCGTGTGGAGGGTGATTCGGAACTCATTGCGGTGACATACTGGACCGGTTTAGGAAGTAAAAATTCTGCTGGGTTTGGTATGTGGGAAACGTGGGAACCATTACCCGATGGAGATACCCCCAAAAAATAA
- a CDS encoding NAD-dependent epimerase/dehydratase family protein, which translates to MRKRRVLVIGGTGHIGSYLVPRLLTAGYEVVVFSKGTTKPYPKHPLWEKVEFIRGERAEEEKKGMFAEHIRSLAPDAVIDLIAFEPDSAKILVEALSGSETHLLMCTTAWVYGKTKTVPTCEEAPRVPENEYAHKKVQIEDILITAREKVCTTIIRPTHITGPGKSFVTPFGDHNVETLQRICDGEEIVLLDGGVGTLHHVHPQDVSELFFAALENPRKSVGEVFNCGGKYAMTFLGLAEFLFALVGKPLRVRTMSLEEYHKQFGYPEEAAMHVRQGCCVSMEKAKEMLHFIPRYTPEGAVMEAFYDLIQMGVLHMR; encoded by the coding sequence TTGCGTAAAAGAAGAGTTTTGGTCATTGGGGGAACAGGCCATATTGGGAGTTACCTTGTACCAAGGCTTTTGACTGCAGGATATGAAGTGGTGGTTTTTTCAAAAGGAACAACAAAGCCATATCCAAAACACCCTTTGTGGGAGAAGGTGGAATTCATACGGGGCGAGAGGGCGGAAGAAGAGAAGAAAGGAATGTTTGCTGAACACATCCGTTCTCTGGCACCTGATGCCGTTATTGACCTGATTGCCTTTGAGCCGGATAGTGCAAAAATCTTGGTGGAAGCTCTTTCGGGATCGGAAACGCACCTTCTGATGTGTACCACCGCCTGGGTATACGGGAAAACGAAGACTGTACCAACTTGCGAAGAGGCTCCGAGAGTTCCGGAGAATGAGTATGCCCACAAAAAAGTGCAAATTGAGGATATTCTCATTACCGCCAGAGAAAAGGTTTGTACGACTATTATTCGGCCAACCCATATTACTGGTCCGGGGAAATCGTTCGTGACTCCTTTTGGTGACCACAATGTGGAAACTTTACAGAGGATTTGCGATGGGGAGGAAATTGTTCTCCTTGATGGGGGAGTTGGTACTCTGCACCACGTTCATCCCCAAGATGTGTCTGAACTTTTTTTCGCTGCGCTGGAAAATCCTCGAAAGTCTGTCGGAGAAGTGTTTAATTGTGGTGGGAAATACGCCATGACCTTTTTGGGGTTGGCAGAATTCCTTTTTGCTTTGGTGGGCAAACCGTTACGGGTACGAACGATGTCCTTGGAAGAGTATCATAAGCAGTTTGGGTATCCGGAAGAAGCTGCGATGCACGTTCGCCAGGGATGCTGTGTGTCGATGGAAAAGGCCAAGGAAATGCTTCATTTTATTCCACGATATACTCCAGAGGGAGCAGTAATGGAAGCCTTTTATGACCTGATTCAAATGGGGGTACTCCATATGAGGTAA
- a CDS encoding TIGR02710 family CRISPR-associated CARF protein, with the protein MRHLVITVGVGNGVAHGIAHVIRQLRPNRVYYLVTEESEQKTIPELRNDEDLRLVPREEKTIWLKGEAKESLDRVFGVVHRLIEEIRQSDSCAEVFLDCTSGTKIMSAGAVMAACFGGVDTVTYVSGERESGRVVSGTERISEQSLVDYWLEDQKRFLFTLFDRYDFVGCYAILEQIRKRSALQRLQNFVALWKPVVRFYHYWDLFDHGKCEPKDVEGLPPRNKRFLGKLRGGKFPESDQCRLADLLNNAERRKDEGRFDDAVARLYRVMEGIAQTILKGKGIDSSGVDLEKLPEGVRQKYEGFRNDKGVVQLPLFRSFELLRDLNEPLGIQFFDDHELQDLLRIRNQSVLAHGIEPVTEVMYKRLREKVYAYAVVVVGSLDTLCQDGKFPSHGEILQELQSP; encoded by the coding sequence ATGCGACATCTCGTTATCACCGTGGGAGTTGGTAACGGCGTTGCGCATGGGATTGCCCATGTGATCAGGCAATTGCGTCCGAACCGCGTGTATTATCTGGTTACAGAGGAAAGCGAACAAAAGACCATTCCTGAGTTGAGGAATGATGAAGACCTCAGATTAGTCCCCAGGGAAGAAAAGACCATCTGGTTGAAGGGTGAGGCAAAAGAGTCGCTGGATAGGGTATTTGGAGTGGTCCATCGGCTTATTGAGGAAATTCGACAATCGGATTCGTGTGCGGAAGTTTTTTTAGATTGTACTTCAGGGACCAAAATTATGAGCGCAGGAGCGGTGATGGCGGCGTGTTTCGGAGGAGTCGATACGGTGACGTATGTTTCTGGAGAAAGAGAAAGTGGACGTGTGGTAAGTGGCACCGAACGCATTTCGGAACAGTCTCTGGTTGATTATTGGTTGGAAGACCAAAAGCGTTTCCTCTTTACCCTCTTTGACCGATACGATTTTGTGGGGTGTTATGCCATTTTGGAGCAAATTCGCAAAAGAAGTGCTTTGCAAAGATTACAAAATTTTGTAGCATTGTGGAAACCAGTCGTCCGCTTTTACCATTACTGGGACCTTTTTGACCATGGAAAGTGTGAACCCAAAGATGTAGAAGGTTTGCCACCTCGGAATAAGAGGTTTTTGGGAAAATTGCGCGGTGGAAAGTTTCCTGAAAGTGATCAGTGCCGGCTCGCGGACCTTTTGAATAACGCTGAGAGACGAAAAGATGAGGGTCGGTTTGATGATGCTGTGGCGAGATTGTACCGTGTTATGGAAGGTATCGCACAGACTATTTTAAAAGGGAAAGGCATTGATTCTTCTGGTGTGGACTTGGAAAAACTTCCTGAAGGAGTACGTCAGAAATATGAAGGGTTTCGGAACGATAAGGGAGTCGTGCAACTTCCACTTTTTCGAAGTTTTGAACTGTTGCGGGATTTGAATGAGCCTCTGGGGATACAGTTTTTTGACGACCATGAACTTCAGGACTTGCTTCGCATCCGGAACCAATCCGTTTTGGCACACGGCATCGAGCCGGTTACGGAGGTGATGTATAAGAGATTACGGGAAAAGGTATACGCCTATGCCGTGGTGGTTGTCGGTTCTCTGGATACCCTGTGTCAGGATGGAAAGTTTCCTTCGCATGGAGAAATCCTACAGGAACTGCAGTCCCCATGA